One genomic region from Microcystis panniformis FACHB-1757 encodes:
- the hmpF gene encoding pilus motility taxis protein HmpF — protein sequence MLYLAEVKKQTRGFIGGYKTELKLLACQHKDQTWSAIPGEDILTYDETNSLGEGALLLVNLSNNRQLQGNPELAGAEMVRQLQKISRLMERSKKDQEKIEQWKQSLTYQSEILNRQKMEMETRIEQIEQIEAELEYLERKRQELETLKQQLNEQQRHLEEGQINCNSYPNLSPEQQQFIRSLAERLAAHHDRGNSPSQILHSTLESVQEQQTILNSCWQSLEGQKKAVENRQVANDEMLDYLEKRARELQTSRRALETAKIELQIQETVLSQKQKLFEHLNLTLQTTDSTRQMLLRLLGGEELGFDGKIDLEALEQMPLEELESLVKNLQTDLKRWEIFVNDQEEELTLQCQTVEELEARMATIDQSERANLESELAEEQEKKGMLAATLVGQRRNLQERQAISSQHLKILQRRQGILSSEDTQKSGFEPLLMLLADNYQNSLQESQRLAAEIKGLQEDLQKSSDSIDGQWSDLEQKTREFEEQERQWRDTNLALLRLKTQVQQYETFLQPVQDQLDQIRQKLETISQWLMPMESNGSAYHYAINS from the coding sequence GTGCTATACCTTGCAGAAGTAAAAAAACAGACTAGAGGTTTTATCGGCGGTTACAAAACCGAATTGAAACTATTGGCCTGTCAGCATAAGGATCAGACGTGGAGTGCCATACCAGGGGAAGATATCCTAACCTACGACGAAACTAACTCCCTGGGTGAAGGTGCGCTTCTCTTGGTAAATTTGAGCAATAATCGTCAACTACAAGGAAACCCGGAATTAGCGGGAGCGGAGATGGTGCGGCAACTGCAAAAGATTTCCCGTTTGATGGAGCGCAGCAAGAAAGATCAAGAGAAAATCGAGCAGTGGAAACAATCCCTCACCTATCAAAGCGAGATTCTCAACCGCCAGAAAATGGAAATGGAGACAAGAATCGAGCAAATTGAACAAATAGAGGCAGAATTAGAGTATTTAGAGCGCAAAAGACAAGAACTGGAAACCCTAAAACAACAATTAAACGAGCAACAGCGACACCTGGAAGAAGGACAAATAAATTGTAACTCCTACCCCAATCTTTCCCCAGAACAACAACAATTTATTCGCTCTCTAGCGGAGCGTTTAGCTGCTCATCATGATCGGGGCAATTCTCCCTCACAAATTCTCCATTCCACTCTTGAATCTGTGCAGGAACAACAGACAATTTTAAATAGTTGTTGGCAGAGTTTAGAGGGGCAGAAAAAAGCTGTAGAAAATCGTCAGGTCGCCAACGATGAAATGCTCGATTATCTAGAAAAAAGAGCTAGGGAATTACAGACGAGTCGCAGGGCTTTGGAAACAGCTAAAATAGAATTACAAATACAAGAAACTGTTCTGAGTCAAAAACAGAAATTATTCGAGCACCTTAACCTCACCCTACAAACCACTGATTCTACTCGACAAATGCTCCTTCGTCTCCTCGGAGGGGAAGAACTAGGTTTTGATGGTAAAATCGATCTAGAAGCTCTTGAACAAATGCCTTTAGAAGAATTGGAGAGCTTAGTTAAGAACTTACAAACAGACCTCAAGCGCTGGGAAATTTTTGTCAACGACCAAGAGGAAGAATTAACTCTCCAATGCCAAACCGTGGAAGAATTAGAAGCAAGAATGGCTACAATAGATCAATCTGAGCGAGCTAATTTAGAATCCGAATTAGCCGAGGAACAGGAAAAAAAAGGAATGCTGGCGGCAACTTTAGTCGGACAAAGACGTAATCTCCAAGAAAGGCAAGCTATTAGCTCTCAACATCTGAAAATTCTGCAACGGAGACAGGGGATTTTATCCTCAGAAGATACTCAAAAATCTGGCTTTGAACCATTGTTAATGCTGTTGGCCGATAATTATCAAAATAGTCTCCAAGAAAGTCAACGTTTAGCAGCAGAAATCAAGGGACTACAAGAGGATTTACAAAAAAGCAGCGATAGTATTGACGGTCAATGGTCGGATTTAGAGCAAAAAACTCGTGAATTTGAAGAACAGGAGCGACAATGGCGCGATACTAATCTGGCATTATTGCGTTTAAAAACTCAGGTACAACAGTACGAAACTTTCCTGCAACCTGTGCAGGATCAACTCGATCAAATCCGTCAAAAACTAGAAACTATCTCCCAGTGGTTGATGCCTATGGAATCTAATGGTAGTGCCTATCATTACGCCATTAACAGTTAG
- a CDS encoding RNA-guided endonuclease InsQ/TnpB family protein — protein sequence MEKAYSFRFYPTPEQESLLRRTLGCVRLVYNKALHLRTQAWYERQERVGYTETSSMLTDWKKQEELEFLNEVSCVPLQQGLRHLQTAFTNFFAGRTKYPSFKKKHQGGSAEFTKSAFKFKDKQIYLAKCTEPLPIRWSRQIPESCEPSTVTVRLHPSGRWHISIRFDDPTIKPLPVTDKAIGIDLGISSLVITSDGDKVSNPKHFKKHYRRLRRASKSLSRKQKGSKNREKARIKVARIHAQITDSRKDHLHKLTTQLVRENQTIVVENLAVKNLVKNPKLSQAICDVSWGEITRQLAYKCRWYGRNYIEIDRWFPSSKRCSNCGYIAEKMPLNIREWDCPDCGTHHDRDINASKNILAAGLAVSVCRATIRPEQSKSVQAGAEPRKGKKQKPKS from the coding sequence ATGGAAAAAGCCTATTCGTTTCGATTTTACCCAACACCCGAACAAGAGTCGCTATTGCGGCGCACTTTGGGCTGTGTAAGATTGGTTTACAATAAGGCACTCCATCTCAGAACACAAGCATGGTACGAAAGACAAGAAAGAGTAGGATATACTGAAACTTCTTCAATGCTAACCGATTGGAAAAAACAAGAAGAATTAGAGTTTTTAAACGAAGTTAGCTGTGTACCTTTACAACAAGGGTTAAGACATTTACAAACAGCTTTCACTAATTTCTTTGCTGGTCGTACTAAGTATCCTAGCTTTAAGAAAAAACATCAAGGAGGAAGTGCCGAATTTACCAAATCTGCTTTTAAGTTCAAAGACAAACAAATCTATTTAGCTAAATGCACAGAACCCTTACCTATTCGATGGTCAAGACAAATCCCAGAAAGCTGTGAACCAAGCACAGTAACAGTCAGATTACATCCTTCTGGACGTTGGCATATCTCAATTAGATTTGATGACCCAACGATTAAGCCTTTACCAGTAACAGATAAAGCCATTGGAATTGACTTAGGAATTAGTAGCCTTGTGATTACCAGCGATGGTGACAAAGTATCTAATCCCAAGCATTTTAAAAAGCATTATCGGAGACTGCGAAGAGCATCGAAAAGTCTTTCTAGAAAACAGAAAGGGTCAAAAAATCGGGAAAAGGCAAGAATCAAAGTAGCAAGGATTCACGCTCAAATCACCGATAGCAGAAAAGACCATTTACATAAGCTAACCACTCAATTAGTTCGTGAAAACCAAACGATTGTGGTTGAGAATTTAGCCGTCAAGAATCTGGTCAAAAACCCGAAATTATCTCAGGCAATATGTGATGTAAGCTGGGGAGAAATCACTAGACAATTAGCCTATAAATGCCGTTGGTATGGGAGAAATTACATCGAAATAGATAGATGGTTTCCTAGCTCTAAAAGGTGTAGTAATTGCGGGTATATTGCTGAAAAAATGCCGTTAAATATTCGAGAGTGGGATTGTCCAGACTGTGGGACTCACCATGACCGAGATATTAACGCGAGTAAAAATATTTTGGCCGCAGGGCTTGCGGTGTCAGTCTGTAGAGCGACCATAAGACCAGAACAGAGTAAATCTGTTCAGGCAGGTGCGGAACCCCGCAAGGGAAAGAAGCAGAAACCTAAATCGTGA
- a CDS encoding response regulator, giving the protein MSEILLVEDSQTQRELICDLLRNSGIKVTIATDGVEALEHIQRANPDLVLLDIVMPRMNGYEVCRRLKSDPKTKNVPVVICSLKGEVFDRYWAMKIGADAYIVKPFEPIEFIYTIKQLLRR; this is encoded by the coding sequence ATGAGCGAAATCTTGCTGGTAGAAGACAGCCAAACGCAACGGGAACTGATCTGTGATCTACTCCGCAATAGCGGCATCAAGGTCACGATCGCCACGGATGGGGTAGAAGCCCTCGAACATATTCAGAGAGCCAATCCCGATCTCGTCCTCCTCGATATCGTCATGCCCCGCATGAATGGTTATGAGGTGTGTCGTCGTCTCAAGTCGGATCCAAAAACCAAAAATGTCCCGGTGGTCATTTGTTCCTTGAAAGGGGAAGTCTTTGATCGCTATTGGGCCATGAAAATCGGAGCCGATGCCTACATTGTCAAGCCCTTTGAACCGATTGAGTTCATTTATACCATTAAACAACTGTTGCGCCGATAA
- a CDS encoding chemotaxis protein CheW: MLNNADFFTGNAQDIAPDNQELETPVGELYLRFYLPSQEEFALSAVGIGEVIQQPLDRITPIPNASPLLLGTINLRGQVIWVADLGQFLGDSSRLNTDRAEIPIIALKEEETILGLAVERLGDMEWLDPDKLGSAASIPAQIAPYVQGEWILGQESKKTLGLLDHLAILRSARWAA, from the coding sequence ATGCTTAACAACGCCGATTTTTTTACTGGTAACGCTCAAGATATCGCCCCCGACAATCAGGAATTAGAAACTCCCGTCGGTGAACTGTACTTGCGATTTTATCTGCCCTCTCAGGAGGAGTTTGCCCTTAGTGCCGTGGGCATTGGCGAGGTAATACAGCAACCACTCGATCGGATTACCCCCATTCCCAATGCTTCACCCTTGCTTCTCGGCACGATCAATCTCCGGGGTCAAGTGATCTGGGTGGCGGATCTCGGGCAATTTTTGGGGGATAGCAGCCGCTTAAACACCGATCGAGCCGAAATTCCCATAATTGCGCTCAAAGAAGAGGAAACGATCCTCGGTTTAGCGGTGGAACGTTTGGGAGATATGGAATGGCTCGACCCAGATAAACTAGGTAGTGCCGCCAGTATTCCCGCTCAGATCGCCCCCTATGTGCAGGGGGAGTGGATTCTGGGCCAAGAATCAAAAAAAACCTTAGGACTACTCGATCATCTGGCCATACTCCGTTCTGCCCGTTGGGCGGCTTAA
- a CDS encoding methyl-accepting chemotaxis protein, protein MPSGTEYAKLYRKANTAYCQGNLEDAAVIVKEMISKYPEDANVMLLQGHIHLGLQQYRLAEERYEKVLQLAKNSPNSSDLADYAQRGLDQIRQLRFEAEEGDFTIAATESIAYSEAAFDLGQGFNHSRPRKSQGADPDGQNKGLDWNSSLFNEEDPSEPTVSKVHSYDDDFEESEETAFSSLTLPGPGSHGSQWSSDSAEGEAPFPFLEAAEIDSLEEGWDGELGSTGEATFMVSSDLGGNPLTGRDQELSYRDTLEESTFAIDLESTHPQGAKTGLNQGRVTQKRYEEDETGDFGQPELNDEDLDGFSPLALTDTVQGLGDWELFTGSGGEALSGGFLPEPGARLNASSGVGEPSFNPSSLKIPNDKRDSHLTHASEHLLKPVVEVNPGKLGFFVNASLGKKQLILAALAGITPVVLIFAVSTTSWLSAKVAPKPAPIPPAPASLSPWSQPKPAMMLLTGLGTFALTWLGLQLLISQIKRSLNDLQSQFDHLSEGNFNAKATIYSEDEFGQLANRFNQMARVVVITTTEAQRRAAETEREREDLQRQVIRLLDDVEGAARGDLTVEAEVSADVLGAVADAFNLTIQNLREIVRQVKKAAKQVNQGSTNSESFARNQSSDALRMAEELAVTLNSVQMMTDSIQRVAENAREAEEVARTSSITALKGGDSVERTVAGILQIRETVSETARKVKRLAEASQEISKIVAVVSQIASRTNLLALNASIQAARAGEAGRGFAVVADEVRQLADRAAKSLKEIEQIVLQIQSETGSVMMAMEEGIQQVIDVTERSEQAKKSLEDIIQVSNRIDTLVRSITADTVKQRENSLNVAQVMQSVELTAQETSQESQRVAGSLQKLVSISRELLSSVERFKVDSEDDR, encoded by the coding sequence ATGCCGTCAGGGACAGAATACGCAAAACTCTATAGAAAGGCTAACACCGCCTATTGCCAGGGCAACCTTGAGGATGCCGCCGTCATTGTCAAAGAGATGATCAGCAAGTATCCCGAGGATGCCAATGTCATGCTTTTACAGGGTCACATTCATCTAGGACTACAACAATACAGATTGGCGGAGGAGCGTTACGAAAAAGTGCTGCAATTGGCTAAAAATTCTCCCAATAGTTCCGATCTAGCCGATTATGCCCAGCGTGGTCTCGATCAGATTCGGCAATTGCGTTTTGAAGCCGAGGAGGGAGATTTTACGATCGCTGCTACGGAAAGCATTGCCTACAGCGAGGCAGCGTTCGATCTAGGTCAAGGTTTTAACCATTCTCGCCCCAGGAAGTCGCAAGGGGCTGACCCCGATGGACAAAATAAAGGGCTGGATTGGAATAGTAGTCTTTTCAATGAGGAGGATCCCAGCGAGCCTACGGTAAGTAAAGTCCATTCCTATGACGATGATTTTGAGGAATCGGAGGAAACCGCCTTTAGTTCCCTTACCCTGCCGGGCCCTGGCTCTCACGGTTCCCAGTGGTCTAGCGATTCGGCGGAGGGGGAAGCCCCTTTCCCCTTTTTAGAAGCGGCGGAGATTGACTCGCTGGAGGAAGGGTGGGACGGTGAGTTAGGGTCAACGGGAGAAGCCACTTTTATGGTTTCCTCTGATCTGGGGGGAAATCCCCTGACCGGTAGAGATCAGGAGTTATCCTATAGGGATACCCTAGAAGAAAGCACTTTTGCCATTGACCTGGAATCGACCCACCCACAAGGGGCAAAAACTGGCCTTAATCAGGGCAGAGTCACTCAAAAAAGATACGAGGAAGACGAAACCGGAGATTTTGGGCAACCAGAACTCAATGATGAGGATTTAGACGGTTTTTCCCCACTGGCTCTGACGGATACGGTTCAAGGACTGGGGGACTGGGAGCTATTTACCGGTTCGGGGGGGGAAGCTTTAAGTGGTGGTTTTCTCCCCGAACCCGGTGCGCGCCTTAATGCCAGTTCTGGTGTGGGAGAGCCTAGTTTTAATCCTTCTAGTCTAAAAATCCCCAATGACAAAAGAGATAGTCATCTTACCCATGCTTCCGAGCACTTGCTCAAGCCAGTGGTGGAAGTCAATCCGGGCAAATTAGGCTTTTTTGTCAACGCTTCTTTAGGCAAAAAGCAATTAATTTTAGCGGCTTTAGCGGGTATTACCCCGGTGGTGTTAATTTTTGCCGTTAGCACCACCTCTTGGCTTTCTGCAAAAGTTGCCCCCAAACCAGCCCCAATACCACCAGCACCAGCCAGCCTTTCTCCTTGGAGTCAACCGAAACCAGCAATGATGTTATTAACTGGATTGGGAACCTTTGCCCTGACTTGGCTAGGTTTACAGTTGCTAATTAGTCAGATTAAGCGCAGTCTCAACGATCTGCAAAGCCAATTCGATCATCTCTCGGAAGGTAATTTTAACGCTAAAGCGACGATCTACTCGGAAGATGAATTCGGTCAACTGGCCAATCGTTTCAATCAGATGGCTCGGGTGGTGGTAATTACCACCACGGAAGCCCAACGCCGCGCCGCCGAAACGGAACGGGAACGGGAAGACTTACAACGGCAAGTGATTCGACTTCTCGATGATGTGGAAGGAGCGGCTCGGGGAGATCTGACCGTGGAAGCGGAGGTAAGCGCCGATGTTTTAGGGGCGGTGGCCGATGCTTTTAATTTGACGATCCAAAACCTGCGCGAAATTGTCCGACAGGTGAAAAAAGCGGCAAAACAGGTGAATCAAGGCAGTACCAATAGTGAATCTTTCGCCCGCAATCAGTCTAGCGATGCCCTGCGGATGGCGGAGGAATTGGCCGTCACCCTTAATTCGGTACAGATGATGACCGACTCAATTCAACGGGTGGCGGAAAACGCCAGAGAAGCCGAAGAAGTCGCTCGCACTTCCTCGATTACCGCCCTGAAGGGGGGCGATTCCGTGGAAAGAACCGTGGCGGGAATTCTACAAATCCGCGAGACCGTATCAGAAACGGCGCGAAAAGTCAAGCGTTTGGCGGAAGCTTCCCAGGAAATCTCGAAAATTGTCGCGGTAGTCTCTCAGATTGCCTCGCGGACCAATTTATTGGCTCTTAATGCCTCGATTCAAGCGGCGCGAGCAGGAGAGGCGGGCCGGGGTTTTGCGGTTGTGGCCGATGAGGTGCGTCAGTTGGCCGATAGAGCCGCTAAATCTCTTAAGGAAATTGAACAGATCGTTTTACAGATTCAATCGGAAACGGGTTCGGTAATGATGGCGATGGAGGAAGGGATTCAACAGGTTATCGATGTCACCGAGCGCTCGGAACAGGCGAAGAAGTCCCTAGAAGATATTATCCAAGTTTCTAACCGCATCGATACGCTGGTGCGATCGATTACCGCCGATACGGTTAAACAACGGGAAAATTCCCTCAATGTCGCCCAAGTTATGCAGTCGGTGGAGTTAACTGCTCAGGAAACTTCCCAAGAATCCCAACGGGTGGCGGGTTCTCTGCAAAAATTGGTGAGTATCTCCCGGGAGCTGCTTTCTTCGGTAGAACGGTTTAAGGTAGACTCAGAGGATGATCGATAA
- a CDS encoding glycosyltransferase, protein MPKLSLCMIVKNEAENLRRCLDSVKGVVDEMIVMDTGSTDDTIAIAQSYSAIVPSYDWRGNFSDARNEALKYVTGDWILVLDADEELNPAIVPKMRRAMEKEENLVINLIRHEIGAIQSPYSLISRLFRRHPQVTFTRPYHSIIDDNVAILLKKEPNWKIVELPEIAIFHYGYTVDKIASLDKFERARKAMEGFYQQHPHDPYVCSKLGGLYLKIGRDKEGFKLLKHGLKCHGSNPHILYELYYHLANYYYSVEEFKQSADNFIKAIKQPILDKLKLGAYNNFGGLLYEAEKYETALSVFEKTVEIDPSYADGYYNLGLVLKQLHRLPESIKAYKKALKLNPDNPTIYQNLGVAYIVFGSYNEAIEIWQKGLQLLKDQGNVSRAEMLQETLEALGASVLRDEQ, encoded by the coding sequence ATGCCTAAACTTAGTCTCTGCATGATTGTCAAAAATGAAGCCGAAAATCTCCGGCGCTGTTTGGATAGCGTTAAAGGGGTGGTGGATGAGATGATCGTTATGGATACGGGTTCGACCGATGATACGATCGCTATTGCTCAAAGTTACAGTGCCATAGTTCCTAGCTACGATTGGCGGGGTAATTTTTCCGATGCCAGAAATGAGGCTTTAAAATATGTTACTGGCGATTGGATTTTAGTCCTTGATGCCGATGAGGAATTAAATCCGGCTATCGTACCGAAAATGCGTCGGGCAATGGAAAAAGAGGAAAATTTAGTGATTAATTTAATCCGCCATGAAATCGGAGCCATACAATCACCTTATTCTCTAATTTCGCGGCTATTTCGCCGACATCCTCAGGTCACTTTTACCCGTCCCTATCACTCAATTATTGATGATAATGTGGCTATTTTATTAAAAAAAGAGCCTAATTGGAAAATAGTTGAACTGCCAGAAATTGCTATCTTTCACTACGGTTACACCGTCGATAAAATAGCCAGCTTAGATAAGTTTGAACGGGCAAGAAAAGCGATGGAGGGTTTTTATCAGCAACATCCTCACGATCCCTATGTGTGTAGTAAATTGGGAGGGTTATATCTGAAGATTGGCAGGGATAAAGAGGGTTTTAAGCTGCTCAAACACGGTTTAAAATGCCATGGCTCTAATCCGCATATTTTATACGAGTTGTATTATCATCTCGCTAATTATTATTATTCAGTAGAGGAATTTAAGCAATCAGCCGATAATTTTATTAAAGCGATTAAGCAGCCAATTTTAGATAAATTAAAACTGGGTGCTTATAATAATTTCGGTGGGTTATTATACGAAGCAGAAAAATACGAAACTGCCTTATCTGTATTTGAGAAAACCGTAGAAATTGATCCTAGCTATGCCGATGGTTACTATAATTTAGGACTGGTTCTCAAACAACTGCACCGGCTACCAGAATCGATTAAAGCTTATAAAAAAGCTCTCAAGTTAAACCCGGATAATCCCACTATTTACCAAAATCTAGGGGTTGCTTATATAGTTTTCGGTAGTTATAATGAAGCGATCGAGATTTGGCAAAAAGGCCTACAATTATTGAAAGATCAGGGTAATGTATCTCGCGCTGAAATGCTGCAAGAAACCCTAGAAGCTCTGGGAGCAAGTGTATTGAGGGATGAACAGTAA
- a CDS encoding AAA-like domain-containing protein — protein MKFEEIQEILNGQLLKLENRCLNDTEQLLLRGLWQKKNYQEIAQENGYSSSYLANVVAPGLYDRLSQLIGETINKKNFLSRLQSHFTNSTSLQYCGNEYPQNERPEYPDAPVPYNSYYYLKRTNLEAKIIEEIGRSGSLVRIKAPKKWGKTSLLLTILEACQQRFGYQIVSLDLQKADQDIIANFNKFLRWICRNCARQLNLEAKLDDYWDEDIGIKMSWTIYFEEYILREIKQPLVLALDGVHRVFEHPKVAEDFLPLIRACYEESKRSPLWQKLRLIIVQSTESYVSLRLEQSPFNVGLPIELQGFGQEEVAELAKKYQLNQLATNEIQQLNDLVGGHPALIHLAIYHLSQEQIRIEDLIKSATTSTGIYSSHLQLHWVTLQKQPELADVFQQICQGNQPIIVDPIIAYKLNSMGLIKLRENQAIVSCQLYQKYFVSQYTGSV, from the coding sequence ATGAAATTCGAGGAAATCCAAGAGATTCTTAATGGGCAACTGCTCAAGCTTGAGAATCGCTGTCTCAATGACACAGAACAATTATTATTGCGAGGACTTTGGCAGAAAAAGAACTATCAAGAAATTGCCCAAGAAAATGGTTATAGTAGCAGCTATCTTGCCAATGTAGTTGCCCCAGGACTCTATGATAGACTCTCGCAACTGATCGGAGAAACGATCAATAAAAAAAATTTTTTATCTAGACTACAATCTCATTTTACCAACTCCACATCGCTTCAGTATTGCGGTAATGAATATCCCCAGAATGAGCGTCCAGAATACCCCGATGCTCCTGTTCCCTATAATTCTTATTATTATCTAAAACGAACAAACCTTGAAGCAAAAATTATCGAGGAGATCGGCCGATCTGGGTCGTTAGTTCGCATTAAGGCTCCCAAAAAATGGGGGAAAACGTCTTTATTATTAACAATTTTAGAGGCTTGTCAACAACGATTCGGTTATCAAATTGTTAGTTTAGATTTACAAAAAGCAGACCAAGACATTATAGCAAATTTTAACAAGTTCTTACGCTGGATTTGCCGTAATTGTGCTCGGCAGTTGAATTTAGAAGCCAAATTAGATGATTATTGGGATGAAGATATAGGAATTAAAATGAGTTGGACAATTTATTTTGAAGAGTATATTTTACGAGAGATAAAACAGCCACTGGTATTGGCTTTAGATGGAGTGCATCGAGTCTTTGAACATCCGAAAGTAGCGGAAGATTTTTTACCTTTAATCCGAGCTTGTTATGAAGAATCTAAGCGATCTCCCCTGTGGCAGAAATTACGTTTAATTATTGTTCAATCCACAGAATCTTATGTTTCTCTGCGATTAGAACAGTCTCCTTTTAATGTGGGATTACCCATAGAGTTACAGGGTTTTGGTCAAGAAGAAGTGGCAGAATTGGCCAAAAAATATCAATTAAATCAATTAGCCACCAACGAAATTCAACAATTGAACGACTTAGTGGGGGGACATCCTGCCTTGATTCATTTAGCGATTTATCATCTTAGCCAAGAACAAATCAGGATTGAAGATTTAATCAAATCAGCAACTACATCAACGGGGATTTATTCCTCTCATTTACAGCTGCACTGGGTCACTTTACAAAAACAACCCGAACTTGCCGATGTTTTTCAACAGATTTGTCAAGGGAATCAACCAATAATAGTCGATCCAATTATTGCTTATAAACTTAATAGTATGGGTTTAATTAAACTCAGAGAAAATCAAGCAATTGTCAGTTGTCAGTTGTATCAAAAGTACTTTGTAAGTCAATATACTGGTTCAGTATAA